CCACAGAACTCTGTGGCGGGGATATCGCGGCACAAGCTCGCGAGGTGGCGCTGACCATTTACGGCAGGGCACGGGACGAAATGGCGGCCAAGGGAATCATTGTTGCCGATACCAAATTTGAATTCGGACTGCGTGATGGCCGTCTGATGTGGATCGATGAGGCGTTGACCCCCGATTCTTCGCGTTTCTGGCCGCAGGATGAATACCGCCAGGGCGGGGCGCAGCCAAGTTTCGACAAACAGTTCCTGCGCGATTATCTGGAAACCCTGGATTGGAACAAGCAGGCACCTGCGCCAACTCTGCCCGACGATATCGTGCTTAAGACCTCGGAAAAATACCTTGAGGCCCTGTTTCGGATTACCGGTCTGAAACCCTGACCGGAACATACCATCTACCCATAACAAAGGCGCGCTCCGAAAAGAGCGCGCCTTTGTTTTTGGGGCAGGGGTTGTTATCCTTCCCAGAACAGGTAGTGAGGTGCTTCACACAGAAGTTCCAGACATTCTTCAAGCGTGCCGGTGAAGTCGAGACACCGCCAGCGATCCCTGTTAAGAAAGAAATCCATCTTCCAGCGTTCCGGGTGTGCTTCCGGCGTGAGACGGGCAAAATCCCCCCAACTGCAGACCAGATGGATTTGACCGCCGTTCCTGTAGGCTTTGTACTCGGCCAGAACCGGATCCTTGTTTAAAAGTTCCCGAATTATTTTTAAATGCTGATCCATCGATTCGTTGCCTGCGGTGTGACAAATCATGGTTATTCTAATGATTGTGCAGGGAAAATCGGTTTCGTCAAGTGTGCTGGGGGAAAAGGTTCAAGGTTCAAGCAAGGAGGGACGCGGCAAGCGGTTTGCGGGACGCGAAAATCCGGGTCCATTGACTGCGGGAGAGATCGTTGTACACAATCCCAAGTGACAAGTGACAAGTGACAAGTGACAAGTGACAAGTGACAAGTGACAAGTGACAAGTGACAAGTGACAAGTGACAAGTGACAAGTGACAAGTGACAAGTGACAAGTGACAAGTGACAAGTGACAAGTGACAAGTGACAACGGCCGAAGTTCCCGGGAACTTCGGCCGTTGTTTCGTTTCTGTTTGCCGGGGGCTATTTGACGGGTTCAACCCGGATTTTGCCGGCCGCTTCTTCAGCTCGTTTACGTGCGGTATCGACGTCGGGAGCGACCACCAGGGCTACGCCCATGCGGCGGCCGGGGCGGCTGTCGGGCTTGCCGAACAGACGCACTTTGCTGCCGGGTACGCGCAGGGCATCCTCAACGCCGGAGAAGCTGACTTCGTCGTCCTGACCGCCGGCCAGAACGACGTGGGACGCGCCGGGGGAGAGCAGTTCGATGGCGGGTATCGGCAGGCCCAGAACCGCGCGCACGTGCAGTTCGAATTCGGACATATTCTGCGTCGCCATGGTGACCATCCCCGTATCGTGGGGGCGTGGCGAGACTTCGCTGAAGTAGACGGTATCGCCCTGGATGAAGAACTCGACACCGAACAGTCCCGCTCCGCCCAAGGCCTCTGTAATGACCTTGGCCTGACGCTGGGCTTCGGCCAGAGCTTTATCCGTCATGGGCATAGGCTGCCACGATTCCTGATAGTCGCCGCCTTCCTGCCTGTGACCGATGGGCGGGCAGTAACTGGTACCGTCGACGTGACGCACGGTCAGCAGGGTGATTTCGTAATCGAAGGGAATAAAGGCCTCGATAATCACCCGTTCGCCGGCACCGCGCGCGCCCTGGCGGGCGT
This DNA window, taken from Syntrophotalea carbinolica DSM 2380, encodes the following:
- the purT gene encoding formate-dependent phosphoribosylglycinamide formyltransferase gives rise to the protein MIGTPLKKSATKLMMLGCGELGKEVVIEAQRFGIETIAVDRYADAPAMQVAHRSHVANMLDRDALERIIKQESPDLIVPEIEAINTTFLLELEQQGFRIIPTARATNLTMNREGIRRLAAEDLNLPTAAYRFASSYEEFCQAVEEIGLPCVIKPIMSSSGKGQSTVKTPDDIEKAWNYARQGARGAGERVIIEAFIPFDYEITLLTVRHVDGTSYCPPIGHRQEGGDYQESWQPMPMTDKALAEAQRQAKVITEALGGAGLFGVEFFIQGDTVYFSEVSPRPHDTGMVTMATQNMSEFELHVRAVLGLPIPAIELLSPGASHVVLAGGQDDEVSFSGVEDALRVPGSKVRLFGKPDSRPGRRMGVALVVAPDVDTARKRAEEAAGKIRVEPVK